The DNA segment GGCGAAAATAGAAGGTTAGTGCAACCAGGGGCAACCAATTCCTATGTACTACTCAACACCCCTTTTTCGGGGTTTATTGATAAGTAATTTAAATGAGAAGATTGCCTAGTTTGTCTCCTTTTAGGCAAAGTATCATAGAGGTAGATATGCAAGCATGAGGATTTGACTCATGCAATCACTCACTCCCCAACTGCCATTTTCGGCAAAGATATTTTCATCTCCACCGAAAAAAGTAGCATCTAGAGACAGAGAATATTTGCGCCCATCTGAAGTCCAAGCTCTGATTCGTGCTGCTCAAAAAGTCGGTCGTCATCCTATTAGAGATAGTGCAATCATCTTATTAATGTTTCGTCATGGATTAAGAACAGCCGAATTAGTCGCTCTCAAATGGTTACAGATTGATTTAGTGGGAGGCTACATTGAAGTTCATCGTTGCAAACATGGTCATGATAGTATTCATCCCTTACGTTCACCAGAATTGAGAGCATTACGTCAAATACAACGAGATTATCTGGAAACCAGTTATGTTTTTGTCTCCGAACACAAAGCACCCCTATCAACCAGAACTATTCGTCATATCATAGCCAGGGCGGGGAAAATAGCTCAAATTCCCTTTCCAGTCCATCCCCACCAACTGCGTCATTCTTGTGGCTACTATCTAGCCTCACAAGGACATGATACCAGAGCCATTCAAGATTACTTAGGACACCAAAACATCCACCATACCGTTCGCTATACCCAAATGTCACCTCAGAGATTTGAGAACTTTTGGCGAGACTAAGCGACCGATAGTTGTGTTAAACCAGCAATTCTCT comes from the Merismopedia glauca CCAP 1448/3 genome and includes:
- a CDS encoding tyrosine-type recombinase/integrase; this encodes MQSLTPQLPFSAKIFSSPPKKVASRDREYLRPSEVQALIRAAQKVGRHPIRDSAIILLMFRHGLRTAELVALKWLQIDLVGGYIEVHRCKHGHDSIHPLRSPELRALRQIQRDYLETSYVFVSEHKAPLSTRTIRHIIARAGKIAQIPFPVHPHQLRHSCGYYLASQGHDTRAIQDYLGHQNIHHTVRYTQMSPQRFENFWRD